From Halanaeroarchaeum sulfurireducens, a single genomic window includes:
- a CDS encoding HD domain-containing protein: MAQSASTQVREAFPELDSIDDTALRSGVIDAWTTAMTETDVDDLAAVPWFPPVQQDLGIEDETLIDHVRDVTIMAADLAATLLERRATTDLSMDTVLAGALVHDVSKLYEFDGKEATEIERYLGHPHYGVHVVAAADLPATVGHVVLSHSGRTSVEPATLEAEIVRRADEVAASAIRLESLDDLRNG, translated from the coding sequence ATGGCACAATCGGCCTCCACGCAGGTCCGGGAGGCGTTTCCCGAACTGGATAGTATCGACGACACGGCCCTCCGCTCGGGCGTCATCGACGCGTGGACGACCGCGATGACCGAGACGGACGTCGACGACCTCGCGGCCGTGCCGTGGTTCCCACCGGTTCAACAGGACCTCGGTATCGAAGACGAGACGCTGATCGATCACGTTCGCGACGTGACGATCATGGCCGCTGACCTCGCAGCGACACTTCTCGAACGGCGAGCGACGACGGACCTCTCGATGGACACGGTTCTCGCCGGTGCCCTCGTGCACGACGTGAGCAAGCTTTACGAGTTCGACGGCAAGGAGGCCACCGAGATCGAGCGATATCTCGGCCACCCGCACTACGGCGTCCACGTCGTCGCGGCGGCGGACCTCCCGGCGACGGTCGGGCACGTCGTCCTGTCACACTCCGGTCGAACCAGTGTCGAACCGGCGACGCTCGAAGCCGAAATCGTTCGCAGGGCCGACGAGGTCGCCGCATCGGCCATCCGACTGGAGTCGCTCGACGATCTTAGAAACGGGTAA
- a CDS encoding DUF1684 domain-containing protein, giving the protein MASDYVERVRQEREQKEQYFGTNPRSPIPDEEREDFPGLEYFPIDEDMRYELPLHEHDDKEELIVETTTGSQREYLRWGEFRFEVDGESVTLQAFKADPHEDYLWVPFRDDTNGEETYGAGRYLDLHYGEDQVSGDTWVLDFNMAYNPTCAYNEAYECPLIPTENWLDVRIEAGEKAYPGETMGYEH; this is encoded by the coding sequence ATGGCGAGTGACTACGTCGAACGGGTTCGACAGGAACGCGAACAGAAAGAGCAGTACTTCGGAACCAATCCCCGCTCACCGATCCCCGACGAGGAACGCGAGGACTTCCCGGGTCTGGAGTACTTCCCGATCGACGAGGACATGCGGTACGAACTCCCCCTCCACGAACACGACGACAAGGAGGAACTCATCGTAGAGACCACGACGGGAAGTCAGCGGGAGTACCTGCGCTGGGGGGAGTTCCGTTTCGAGGTCGACGGTGAGTCGGTCACCCTGCAGGCCTTCAAGGCCGACCCTCACGAGGATTACCTCTGGGTCCCCTTCCGCGACGACACGAACGGCGAGGAGACCTACGGCGCGGGTCGTTACCTCGATTTACACTACGGCGAGGACCAGGTCTCAGGCGACACGTGGGTCCTCGATTTCAACATGGCCTACAACCCCACCTGTGCCTACAACGAGGCCTACGAATGCCCGCTCATTCCCACGGAGAACTGGCTCGACGTTCGCATCGAGGCCGGCGAGAAGGCCTACCCCGGCGAGACGATGGGATACGAACACTGA
- the carA gene encoding glutamine-hydrolyzing carbamoyl-phosphate synthase small subunit, which translates to MTDAYIALETGEVVTARSRAPGEAYGELVFTTPYTGYEESLTDPSYEAQVLTFAYPLIGNYGVREERFESDRVHPSAVVARELTDDVADWLAEEGVPAIDEIDTRDLVLDIRERGAMKCGIAAGPDATPEKARAQLEQCPHMSDVTDIGDRVTVDEPEFHPSGADDPLTAALIDCGTKRSIVDSLNERDADVHVLPYDATTEDVEAVDPDLLFVSNGPGDPANFEPTEELVVESIDDVPIAGICLGQQIVARAVGGETEKMDFGHRGVNQPVIDVRSEKVVMTTQNHGYSVADPGDMEVTQLNVNDDTSEGLESAEHDIITRQYHPEAHPGPHDTLDFFDDVLSMAEDGHHPARAE; encoded by the coding sequence ATGACGGACGCCTATATAGCCCTCGAGACTGGCGAGGTGGTGACCGCTCGCTCCCGCGCGCCCGGCGAGGCCTACGGTGAGCTGGTGTTCACCACGCCGTACACGGGCTACGAGGAGAGTCTGACGGATCCCTCATACGAGGCACAGGTGCTGACCTTCGCGTACCCCCTCATCGGCAATTATGGCGTCCGAGAAGAGCGATTCGAGTCCGACCGAGTCCACCCATCTGCGGTGGTCGCTCGCGAACTGACCGACGACGTCGCCGACTGGCTGGCCGAGGAGGGCGTCCCCGCGATCGACGAGATCGACACCAGGGATCTGGTCCTGGACATCCGCGAACGCGGCGCGATGAAGTGCGGCATCGCTGCCGGCCCGGACGCGACCCCGGAGAAGGCGAGAGCCCAGCTCGAGCAGTGTCCACACATGAGCGACGTGACCGATATCGGCGACCGGGTGACCGTCGACGAACCCGAGTTTCATCCGAGCGGTGCCGACGATCCATTGACCGCGGCGCTCATCGACTGCGGGACGAAACGGAGTATCGTGGACTCGCTCAACGAGCGGGACGCAGACGTCCACGTCCTCCCCTACGACGCGACGACCGAAGACGTCGAGGCCGTCGACCCCGATCTCCTCTTCGTCTCCAACGGACCCGGCGACCCCGCCAACTTCGAGCCCACCGAGGAGCTGGTCGTCGAGTCGATCGACGACGTTCCCATCGCCGGCATCTGTCTCGGCCAGCAGATCGTTGCCCGGGCGGTCGGCGGCGAGACCGAGAAGATGGACTTCGGCCATCGCGGGGTGAACCAGCCCGTCATCGACGTTCGCTCCGAGAAGGTCGTGATGACCACCCAGAACCACGGGTACAGCGTCGCCGATCCCGGCGACATGGAGGTCACACAACTCAACGTCAACGACGACACCTCCGAAGGGCTGGAGTCGGCCGAACACGACATCATCACGCGCCAGTACCACCCGGAGGCCCACCCCGGCCCCCACGACACGCTCGACTTTTTCGACGACGTTCTCTCGATGGCCGAGGACGGCCACCATCCCGCCCGCGCCGAGTGA
- a CDS encoding Lrp/AsnC family transcriptional regulator — MDDLDREILDFLRRDARRPYTDIADEIGVSEGTVRNRVDRLVDDGVIERFTVSTHTGNVKAMIEIGVAVDVNTAAIGERMTAWDEVDFVWQVSGEEDIVVVVDAADTQRVNELITKAREQDEVVSTKTRLILEETLG; from the coding sequence ATGGACGACCTCGACCGGGAGATACTCGATTTCCTGCGGCGGGACGCCAGGCGGCCCTATACCGATATCGCCGACGAAATCGGCGTCTCCGAGGGGACCGTTCGCAACCGCGTCGATCGGCTGGTCGACGACGGCGTCATCGAGCGGTTCACCGTCTCTACACACACGGGGAACGTCAAGGCGATGATCGAGATTGGCGTCGCCGTCGACGTCAACACCGCCGCCATCGGTGAACGGATGACCGCCTGGGACGAGGTGGATTTCGTCTGGCAGGTCAGCGGCGAGGAGGACATCGTGGTCGTGGTGGACGCGGCGGACACCCAGCGGGTGAACGAACTCATCACGAAGGCCCGCGAGCAGGACGAGGTCGTGAGCACCAAGACCAGGCTGATCCTCGAGGAGACCCTCGGTTGA